The Myxocyprinus asiaticus isolate MX2 ecotype Aquarium Trade chromosome 6, UBuf_Myxa_2, whole genome shotgun sequence region TTTGTAGCTGGTGCTGAGGCTGAGGTCATGACTTCTACATGTGACCTTCACAATAGAGGAGTCACTGGACCAGTTAGAGAAAATATTCAGGACAGGAGCTTCAACTgcatctgaaacacacacacatacagttaaaCACGACAGCACACATGTATATAGTTAACAAAAATGTACTCATGTAATAATGTTAATGTACTATATACATTAAACATAGAATAAACCAGATTCCCTCTCCTTTTGACCAAAGAATTCCATGACTCTGCTAGTCGTTCATGATTACAAGGatctttaaaaatcatttttaagaATGCATTCATTTCAACAACTTTTCCTGGCCTGGAAAGCACAATTTCCAAATTACCTTGcttctgttgtaaaaaaaaaaaaaaaagaaaagaaaaaagaaaagaaaaaagaaaaagaataaagaaGTCTGTGTAATTGCAGGCCTAAATGTTCCAGATAATTTACTCTCAAAATCAGTGATACTGTACGGTAGATCAAACGGaaataacacacacaaatacacttaaTTTGAATTTGATCAGAATATGAACTCCCTCATTAGACTCACCTATAACTGATACTTTGTATTCAGCAACATTTGTGTTAATGTGTCCAAATATGTGTGCTCTGTACACTCCACTGTCTGTCTTCTGCATATTCTTCAGTGTTATAGAGAAGCTTGTCTGATTGAAAATCACTCTGTCCTTGTAAGAAGTACAAGTCATTGTCTTGCTAGTTTTAGTTATAAATGTCACAAAACTTTCTAATGTATTATTCATCCAGACCAATGTATCAAACTGTGGCAGGTTTCCAATCTGTATATTCAGTGTAACAGAACCTCCagtcagcacaaacacacttttctcaTCATTGGGcactggggagagagaaaaatgtaaaaaaaaaagttacgccGTGCTTACTTTTGTTACTCAGACATCTGACTTTGGTTTGAATTTATTTGTTAAAGAAACTCACCTCCATGACAGATGAACGGACGTTTTAGATCACAGCTATCAGAAGCCCATCTCCCAGAATCAGTTGTCAACATGCCAACACAGTCACCAGAACCTGAACTCTGGGATGGTTGTCCTGCTGCCCAGTATCTAAAGAAAAGGCTCCATTGGTCAGACCATTCCCAAGAATCCTGGAACAGACCAATCCAGACCCATGGCCCATCCCCAACAATACTATAAAGCTGGCTTTGTTCCTCAGAGCTGCGGATGGTGGCCAGATCAGTGTAATACTGTCTGCAGTAGCTCTGCGCTTCTGTCCAGTTTTTCCAAGCTTTTATCATGTTGTAGCCAGTGCTTTCTATCAACAGTTGAACAAAAAGAATCAGTCCACAGCTTTTCTTTCTCAGCTAAACTAAATATTCAAACAGATCAACAACCGAATACTCACCATTGTAGCACACAAAGTATAGCCGCTTTGAGCATGGGTAATTGAACCAAAATCCAAAGGCAAAATAGACACATTCTCCTTCACCATCAGGCTTCCCTGGTTTCCAGCCACTGTACTGTGTGAGAGTATTGTCTCCCACAGACCAACCCCAGTGGCTCTGTGTCCCCCTCTTCAGTCCAATCCACACTGATCCACTGTAACCAGCATCCACTGTTTTTACCAGCCTGCTCACATCATTCATGCTGTCTACAGTAGCCAGATCAGTGTACCTCGATCTGCAGTAACTCTGAGCATCATTCCAGGACATTCTCTCATTTATATAGTGATACTGTCGAGAAAGACCAGAACTGCTCCAGAAGAGCCctgttgaaataaatgtttaaatattggcATATGCATACATTTGTAAACAGATTATAAATTACGATACCAACCTGAAAGCAGAAAAAGGACTAACAAACACTCCATAATTATTCACACAGCTCACTACATGCTGCAGACTCCTAAATAAGTACATATGAGAAACAGGAAGAtgaacaagcattttttttttttttttttttggccctcCTGTTCCTTGGTCAGAAACTCAAAAGTAAGTGACAGGAGCCTCAATTGTCCTGTGACAATATGTTTAGTGTTACTTCGACACTGTCAAAAGCATATGTAACAAATTGTCTTCAACATTAACTTACTACAGCAGCTATTTTCAATAACTGTAATTATGATGTGGAACTGATACAGCGataaacaaattttttaattaattgtaacaCGGCTTCTCCGAAATCAAGTTTTACAAAGAAACAACATTACATTTATCTGAAATCAAAATATCTAACAACAAAAATATTGCCTTTTTAGCATCTTATCACTTCACACAACACAAATTACACTCACCTATAACAAATACTAAGTTTTTACTTGATTTTGCTCTGTCTGTCTTGGGTCCTCTGCATTTTCTTCAATATTCTAAAGGATTCAATAAtgaaatttacatttaatcatttagcagatgctttaatccaaagcgacttacaaatgaggaacatagcaaacaCTGAGAtatactgaaatactgaaatCTACTCAATACTATACAGTATActttatatacactgatgagccaaaacattatgaccacctgcctaatatgctgttgttcctctgcgtgccatcaaaacagcaccaaccttccaaggcatggactctacaagacccctgaagttgtcctgtggtatctggcaccaagacattagaagcagatccttcaagtcctgtaagctgcgaggtggagccgccgtggatcagactttttagtccagcacatcccacagatgcacaAATGGATTGAGTTCTGGGTAATTTGgatgccagggcaacaccttaaactcttcatgttcctcaaaccattcctgaacaatatgtgcagtgtggcaggatgcattatcctgctgaaagaggccactgccgtcagggaataccattgccatgaaggggtgtacctggtccacaacgatgtttaggtaggtggcacatgtcaaattgatgtccacatgaatggccggacccagggtttcccagcagaacattggccAGAGCtacacactccctccaccggcttgtcgtcttccctgGTGCCATCCAAGGTTATTTTcgtaaactaaaactgaaacaaaaacatttaaaaacaagtaTAACATTTTTTTTCACGATATtcaatagatgaagttactgttcaCAAACAAACGCTCTGCTCAgccacttccgggttcttttggtagcccagaaaaAAAAACTACCGTCTATGGGCACTGTGCAcaaattgcgctgaaactgcccaaaaagtgttgtttgtggggttgaaacatcctgttttccacagattattggagattaggaCTTCTTCAAATTTCCACCTGATCACTGTATCAGGAAAAACATAGGATttaacataaatgatgatatttcacgggtcaccgtcattgttatcgcttCTGCTCTGACACAATTGACCCACAGCAGCTGTTGGTTGATATTCACTTTTTTTATCCAAAAAAATCATgcaaacagctgtttttaatttccaaagtgctgtcgctgtgacagatatTGTAGTGGAGCAAGCAataagaaaactctcgaagtcaggagttccaggtgtcaaaggttagagtttattgaacagAACCAACAAACCCGAGACGTCAGCTGAAGCCTGAGTGTCCCGGTCAAAACCTCCACAtcttatacagtttgttatctagcattacctcatAGTTACACccacttaatattttttgtatcaaaTGAATTCGGCCCACTACCATTATTTCACAAAGGCTCTGACTTCGTTTTAATGATGGAAACCTGGCT contains the following coding sequences:
- the LOC127443159 gene encoding macrophage mannose receptor 1-like, which codes for MECLLVLFLLSGLFWSSSGLSRQYHYINERMSWNDAQSYCRSRYTDLATVDSMNDVSRLVKTVDAGYSGSVWIGLKRGTQSHWGWSVGDNTLTQYSGWKPGKPDGEGECVYFAFGFWFNYPCSKRLYFVCYNESTGYNMIKAWKNWTEAQSYCRQYYTDLATIRSSEEQSQLYSIVGDGPWVWIGLFQDSWEWSDQWSLFFRYWAAGQPSQSSGSGDCVGMLTTDSGRWASDSCDLKRPFICHGVPNDEKSVFVLTGGSVTLNIQIGNLPQFDTLVWMNNTLESFVTFITKTSKTMTCTSYKDRVIFNQTSFSITLKNMQKTDSGVYRAHIFGHINTNVAEYKVSVIDAVEAPVLNIFSNWSSDSSIVKVTCRSHDLSLSTSYKNNRCCQEEIKSFGISTLILNFTEDSIICNHSNPVSWRQERKEIKQLCP